One bacterium DNA window includes the following coding sequences:
- a CDS encoding SDR family oxidoreductase, translating to MSEAKKTILISGAGTGIGRATALAFSGAGWNVAGFGRRLEPLHSLEKQIERQGGRALVFQADSSSEEAVARLVEETVIGFGGLDAVFANSGTAKVARIEDASPADFRSQIESNVIGALVLIKAAIPHLEKNRGHIFVNTSISSRLSFPGWGAYSASKAALALFTRVLRKEMREKGIRVTEVIPGATATEIWDEVAPEISKRGMVAPESVASAILAAAMVPPEASVDEIKITPSKGNL from the coding sequence ATGTCCGAAGCGAAAAAAACAATTCTGATATCCGGCGCGGGCACGGGGATTGGCCGCGCGACCGCGCTTGCGTTTTCGGGCGCGGGTTGGAACGTCGCGGGATTCGGGAGGCGGCTTGAGCCGCTGCATTCGTTGGAAAAGCAAATCGAACGCCAAGGCGGACGCGCTCTCGTTTTTCAGGCGGATTCGTCAAGCGAAGAAGCGGTGGCCCGGCTGGTAGAAGAAACGGTAATTGGATTCGGAGGACTGGACGCGGTGTTCGCGAACTCCGGTACCGCCAAAGTAGCGCGCATCGAGGACGCATCGCCCGCTGACTTCCGCAGCCAGATCGAATCGAACGTCATAGGCGCGCTGGTGCTGATAAAGGCTGCCATTCCGCATCTGGAAAAGAACCGCGGCCATATTTTCGTCAATACAAGCATCTCGTCCCGCCTTTCGTTTCCGGGTTGGGGCGCTTACAGCGCGTCGAAGGCGGCTCTGGCGCTTTTCACCCGCGTCCTGCGCAAAGAGATGCGGGAGAAGGGGATCCGCGTGACCGAAGTGATACCGGGCGCGACCGCGACCGAGATTTGGGACGAAGTGGCGCCGGAAATATCGAAGCGAGGCATGGTTGCGCCGGAGAGCGTCGCATCCGCGATTCTCGCGGCGGCAATGGTTCCGCCCGAAGCCAGCGTGGACGAAATCAAGATCACGCCGAGCAAGGGTAATTTATAG